The genome window CGGCATATCTACACTTTGCGGCTGTTTCGGTTCTGACACGTCTGAGCATCCTGCTGCCACAGCAACGGCTGCAGCAAGGGTTAATAGTTTGGTTCTCACTGGAATATAGTCCTCTTAAAGGGTGTTGTATCCACCTTTATTGGCTAGCTATGCCTGTGTCTCTGCTGGACCTTAAGCACAGCGAATACAACTTGGTACCGCCATTCATGACTGAAAAATACAGGAGTGAAGGTGCGGTTTAACCTGTTGAGCATATCCCCGCGCCTTAGTTTCAAACCTGAACTCAGATCAAATGGAAGGCTAATAACATTAAGCGGCCTACTATAGACAACGCTGCGCTTATTGAAAATCCCTTGTTTCCAGATACAGTTCTGCTTGCCAACGCCACCCCGGCAATCCGTTCTCGGCATCGCTGCGAGTCAATTTACCGCCTTTAGATAAACGATATAACGGCACACTAGCGGCCTCATCGACTTCACGTTGCACTTCCATAGGCGGCTCAGGCCGCAAAAGAGGGGCGCGACGACTGACCCAGATAATTTGATCAAAGCTTGGTCGTTGTCCGATACGGTGTACCAACAGGGCATGATCTCTGTTTAGCTCTACTTGGTAAAAGGACCCATTTTCTCCATCATGTAACGCTGTCATCAGCAACCGACTTGCGACCTTAACTGTGACCTGTTTTTTAAATGGCTGGCCACCGCGCTCAAAATGCCCAAGATATAGCGTGGCTTGAAATTGCAACAGCTCTCCTGCCTGTAGTTGGTTTAGCGAGAACGCCTCCGGAGCGAGAGTGACCAGTTGCTGACTATTCAGTGCATTAATAAAATCGGGCGGCAAACTCTCGATATCCACTGCCATAATGATCTGATGTGCGTGTTTGCTACCATGCAGCGGCAGATGAGAAGCATAAAAAACATCTGCCACTTTAACCAACACCATGCCGTGAATGCCTACCGAATGATCATGGCCAGCAGTCACAGATGCATGATTTACACTACCCGCCATCGCAGAGCCACCCGCCAACAACCAGCAGATCAAAGCAACACAGCTCCCCGCCACTGCCGCGCGGCACAATTTACGCTTTCCCATCAGATATCCCCTCACCAATTCAAACACCCACACTAATAACCATGGCGAGATTAAGCTAAAATCGAGTCCAAATCGTTTCCAATAAAGAGTTTTTAACAACGATATGGAAATAGCAGATTTAGAGAAGTTTTTACTCATAGCCCAAACGAATAGTCTGCAGAAGGCCGCAATTACGCTTAATGTCACCCCGAGTGCTCTATCTAAGTCATTAAAGCGCTTGGAAGCATCACTGCAGGTATCACTATTTGACCGCGTAGGAAAAAGCCTGCGGTTAAATCAACATGGTGAACAGCTTCAACCCAAAGCCCGAGAATTAGTTGAACTGGCACACCAAACCAAACGAGCACTAAACCGCTCGTCGACGGCGCTAATATGCAGAATTGCGGCTCCAGCCATCCTTCAATATCGTTGGCTTAGCCCAATCAGTCGCTGCCTGCGTCAGCAACTTGCGGCCAGCACGCTGGAGGTCGACACACTGTTTGAACAACAGGCGTTACAACGCCTAAAACAGGGTGACGTGCACCTTGCTTTGGTTACAGGAACCCAGCTCAAATCACTGCCGGACCATATAATGAGCCAGCCTCTCGGCTCGTTAACCATGCAAACAGCGATCAGCCGCAACCATCCTCTGGCGCAAGCGCTGCGGGATCGCCGGTCGAACAAAGGGATATCACGGGCAGCCAATGCGGAAGAGGTTTTAAAATATCCTTTCGCGACGCCACATATATCGCCTTTTTGTGGTGAAGCCCGTGGGCAGGGATGCGATGGCTGGAATGAACAGCTGTTTCCCCGCCAAATTGGCTGGGTCGTCAACGATTATGCGGTGATCGGGCAACTGGTGAGAAGCGGCCAGGCGGTCGCCTATCTGCCGGACTTTCTCCTTCGGGAATGGCAACTGCAACAGGTGCAGGTGACCAATTGCCCCTATACCTGCAATGAACAGATTTACCTGCTATACCACCAGCGAGCAGCTAGCTGGGTACATCAGTTAATCGAACATCTTTGCCGATAACTGACTATCAAACTTAAGAAAACACCAATCAGCCATAAAAAAACACCGCCTTGATGCTAACAACAAGACGGTGTTTTTAGTAAACAACAGCAGTAAGTTACGCAGCACTATTCAATGCCATGCTTAGCTAACTCCTCACGCAGTGCGGCGACTTTTTGCTGCATAAACACTTTCATCGATACGTCGCCCGCATCACACAGTTCAGTCCCTGCATCCGCATCAATCGCACGACGGTCGTAGATCTGTTCGCAGCCTTGCGGATGTGCAGCGTCTGTGGCCAATACTACCGCTTCGATCATTTCACGACGCTGTTTGAGCTTAGGCGCCAACTGGCTATCCCAATCCATCTGGGCATCAAGAATGCGCTTGATCTCCTGCAGAAGTCGGCGCTGATAGACTGCTTCAGCAAACACAATATCCCACAAAACAGGTGTCACACCTGACATCCGTTCGCTGTGCCAATCTCTTTCACCTGTGCCAGGGAGCGCATAACTACCTGCCACATTCTGAAACGCTTCGACATTACTTCCCCACGCCACTGGATGATTGTCACGGAAGTTGAAATCATAGTCGTAGGTCAAGTACGTCCACTTTTCGGTCAGAGGGTTGAGGTAGAGATAGTAGTTATTGGCAACGCGGACATAATGATCCACCGCACCGATAACGATATCAGCCGCCTGCGCACGCACAAAACCATCAATATCAAACTCTTCAGCTAAACGAGAAACACTGGGGCGTCCCTGTACAAAAGTCATGAAGTTCTGCAAATCGACTCTGGCATCAGCAATCGACTTCTTCTTGCTCTTCATATCATAAGTGGGGCGATAAGGGGCGAACTGCGACGCCATGCCACCTTGATCGTTAATATCGCTATTCACGTAGTCAGGATTTAGGTAATTGGCCGTGCCTAACCAATCTTCTCTGTCATCAGGGTCTGACTTCTCCACACCAATTAAACAGAAATTACTATTGATGTAGCCGGAACCATCCTCATAAGGTACACAGTTCGGGTTCGCCGCATCCGCGGTGCTGAGATCACCTCCGCCCACTTTGAACAGGTAACCATTCTCGCCGAAGTAGCGTTTTAGATAGGGCTTGTCGATAGGCTCATCCATCATAAACACGCCCATGTTGTATACCTGAGGTAATGGCCGGTCATACAGGGTTTCACCCTGCTCACCCGTGATCACTAACTCAACACTGGCATGGGCCATACGTCCGGTCGGTACACCTGCGCTATTAAGCACGTCATGCGCTAACATTTCGCGCTGATAGCCTGGATCGTCTTTATTGAATTTAAAATAGAGTTTCTCGACGCCGTTGAATTCTCGGCCGTCATTCGCGGTTACTTCAGGCACGTCGCGACCAACACGATTATTACAATGCCCATTGTTCACAGCGGCAGGTTGACCGTCATCGTCAATACAGGCATACACGCTTTCGTCGTCATCAAACTCTTCGTCAAACTTCAATGAAAAATGGAACCGGCGAGGCTTCGCCGTCCAGCTGTCATCGTCCTGCTGATACCACTCTTCAGGCCATTGGCGACTGGTGTTTCCGCGCATCTTGAATGCCACGTGATCTAACTGTTCGATCACATCGCCGTTATCATCAAGATACTCCAGACTGACTTCACGATAGACTTCGCTGTGGGTCCACAAATTCCACAAACTCCAGCCATGGGCATCCCGATTGGTATAACGTGCTCGCTCGGTGTCCAGTACGAATGCCAGCCACTCTTGGGCTGTCATCGTAATGCGGAAGCGATGCAGGCGGTCTGTTGCAAAAACAGAGGCAGAATCATCCTGCTCACAACGAACAGCAATATCAACGATATTGTCACCGTCAATCACTCCCTCGCCATTTTCAATCTCACACTCTTGTCGGGCTGGATCTCGCTCAACATCAATCTCATAGTTCTGGAAATCAACCATAGCGCTCTGGAACATAAAGCGGCCATTGTGGTTGACGTCTAAAAACTCTTCGCCATTCAACGATAGCTGTACGTTAGTGTTGTCATCTAAACCAGAAATCGTTCCCGTTAAGGTTCTTTCATTCGGCGCTAGGGGGACCGCTTCGCAGCTAACAACAATGTTTTCGATGTTAGCTTCCGCAATAACACCGCTGCCGTTCTCAACAATACAAGTCGTACGAGATGGCAGTTCACTCAAACTGATCTCATAGTTATCACCGACTTGAAAGCGATCCGGAAAGCGAAAAGTGCCCGACAGGTCATTGGCATTACCGACGAGTACCGGCTCTGACAAACCGCCATTCAATGAAACAGTAAGCAGCCCAAAATCCGGCAACCCGGTGGCCGTGCCTGAAACAGTAAATGAATCTGGAACGGGTGGTTCGGGATCATCACCACCACCGCTACTGCCGCCGCAACCAGACATAAGCAATGCCAGTGGGGTAAGCAACAAACCCGCGCTCCCCATTTTGAATCTATTACTGTTGAACATCAGACACTCCTGAAAATAGCCACCAAACGCAAACCGTTCACCATGTTAGTTTGTTGATCTCATCGCGAGATGATGACCATCAAATATACTGATGCTTGCGCCGCTTACAGCACTCTACTCGAAGGTGGAAAATATGGGGGGGAGCAACCGTCGAATGCTTGATCTTAAGAGTGTAGTTTTAGTCTCATATGAATGAATATTTGCGCTTGCTCACACTGTGATCGCCAAGGAAGAAGAAGTCGCCTATCAGCGACTTCTGGATTAAACAACCTGCGTATTGTCTATCTAATTACGCTCCACCAGGCTCACCGGTAAATTCAACCAACAAATCTTCATCGGTGACGATTGTCTGACAGGCAAGACGGTAGGTTGGGGGGACATCATGGACTGACGCGCGCTCAGCTTCATGGGGTGGCAATTTACCCACAGATTTAAGCACGGAACGCTCTTTGTCGGTCAGCATCACCGCCTTCACGCGATCACCATCAAGATGCGTCACCTTCACCAAACACGATCCACACTCGCCATCACGGCATTCACAGGGGATCTTAATACCGTTCTCTTCTGCCAAACCTAGTAGGGCATTACGTTTACCAGCAACCGCAGTCACCTTTTTGTTCTTACGCATGGTCGGAGACGAAAAATAGACTGTCGCCATAGTGCACTTCCTTCTTCAGTGGTTCATTAAACACTGAACAGTTGCAAGGCGTGTTCCGTAGGTAACTTACTGAATAAAAAGAAAACGTATTGTATGCGAAGAGACGAATGGAGAAATTTTGTTCGATTTGGGACAATAATAACAAAGCCCTCGGAGGTCACGCTCCGAGGGCTAAAGTAAACTAGAAGCTGCCTTGGGTGGCAACTGAACCACTAGCTGGCGTAGTCAATGTGTTATTGCTACCCCCCTGCCATTCAACAGCGCCAAGATCACGCTTAATACACTTCCATTCGATGGCTTGATTAGGCGCAAAACCCGCCAATGAGGCACGCCAGGTTGGATAGTCTGTTGGCTCCAGCTTGAAGGCCTTACTCGGATCCCAGTTACCAAGTTCAGCCACATTTCCTACGGCATACACATTTTGGCCCATCTGGGTATGACCGTTCGCGCAACTAAACTCAACCGCCACAGGCTCTGGCATTGGATCAACATCGTTGTCACAGGCTTCCACGTCCACACCGACCGCATACCAAGCTGCACAGGTCGTGTTCACGCCTTTCTCACCATACAAGAGTTCGGCTTGCTGTACGCTAAACGCTGCATAAGTGGGCATATCCATAAAGGTATTTGAATCGAAGTTAACCCATGACTGATAAGCGATATGGGCGCCCGTCAGATTATCGCCAAAGCCGTCCACCTGATATGTGTTACCTAGCTCATTGGTACCCGAGCCGCCTTCAGAAAGCAGATAGTACCAATGACCGATCAGAGAGCCGACGGCATAGACGCAGTTTTGGTTATCTAGCCAAGATTGGCCGCGATAAGTCGTTACCACAGGCGCACTCAAATCACGCAGTCGTGAACTTTCTGTACCGCAGGTATACGGCACCCCGCCAGCAAAGTTGTTTTCACCTACACGATAGCTGGCATCTTCAAGATAGTGGCGCTTTACAGCCGTACCAAAAAGATCGGTAAAACCTTCGTAGAAACCCACCTCTCTGCCCGCAGCCAGATAGATTGAAGAATCCACGATATGAGTCACTTCGTGCGCGACGATGTCCAACGTGACACGGTGAGGCTGATCACCGTTGCTGTTAGATGGCTTACCAAAGCAAATATTGTTAGAACGGGTGGATGCTTCACCGTATTGGTTACAAGTTGAAGAGATATTACCGCGGATGACGAAATTAGGATCAGCTTCAATCACACCATCCCTACCCATCAACTTATAGAAGTCTAAGGTCTTTTCCAGACTCCAGTGCAAGTCCAACAAAACGGCGGGATAAGTGGTATCAACACGCTGATCATTGTAATCAACATAGATGTTGTCATTCCAAACATTCGTTTGGTTACCATCATAAACAACCGAGCCATTACCTATGGTGCCGTAAGATCCTCGACCACCACCAAAGCGTGATTCAAAAAGATAGCCATCTTTAGTCACCCCTTGCAACAGATAACGAACATTGCCGCTCTCGGTATGCTCAACCTTGACGCTAAATTCTTGCAACCCGTGCTGTTGGGTATAGCCATACCCTTGTTCGTAAGTAGTAGCACTGACAATGGGAGATAAAAAGAGTAGTGACGTGATGAACGCCAGCAAAGATTTCGACACCAAGGCACCGACACCAAATGAATAACCGCTTAACAAATTCATTCCGATTCCTAACAAAAAATGAAAAACAAAAAACACCGAACGCCGAATACACCTGAAACACAGCGATAAAGAACAGAGGTATGCCTTAGCCTGCAATGCCCTACTCCAACACAGCCAAAGTGATTCGCGTCACAATTTAATAACATTTAATGATTTGAATCACAAAACAATATTCACCCAAAAAATCTAATAACATCAACATAATGAATAACTAATAAATGAGCTAACGATAGGCTGGAGCGAAGTTAGCGACATAATTAATCTAAATCGCGACAAGAAACCGCCCCAATAGGAAAGCGAAGTAAATCCACCGGCGATATAGCATCGTTCATTTATCAGCCAAGAAGCATGGCTAGGATCGATGTAGCTCAGTCAGACACTGCATACGCGCAGCTCCAGAGTGAAAGGAAAATCTATTTTATGGGGGAAAACAAATGGGGACTTTATGCAACTAGAGACAAAAAAGCGCGCCAGACTGACGCGCTGATAAATCACCAATGAATCAAAAGCTATTTATTACACAGACTTTCGCAAGGAAATAGATCCCAGCGCTAGCAGAGCAAAAAGTGGTAGCACAGACCCCACAGGCACCCGCTTAGCAACCAGATCAGGCAACTCATCAATTATCCGCCAGCCATCCCGCCAAGGAGAAGCCAACGACAACCAACCATGGGCACCATCAGCGTAATCGCTTATTGCCGTCACATAGTTACTTTCAAGTATGCCATCTTGATCATAGGCGTTTTGCCACACATATTGGTCATCCACGCCATTGGTAAAGCAATCGGTAAACGGCCCCTCCAC of Corallincola holothuriorum contains these proteins:
- a CDS encoding LysR family transcriptional regulator — translated: MEIADLEKFLLIAQTNSLQKAAITLNVTPSALSKSLKRLEASLQVSLFDRVGKSLRLNQHGEQLQPKARELVELAHQTKRALNRSSTALICRIAAPAILQYRWLSPISRCLRQQLAASTLEVDTLFEQQALQRLKQGDVHLALVTGTQLKSLPDHIMSQPLGSLTMQTAISRNHPLAQALRDRRSNKGISRAANAEEVLKYPFATPHISPFCGEARGQGCDGWNEQLFPRQIGWVVNDYAVIGQLVRSGQAVAYLPDFLLREWQLQQVQVTNCPYTCNEQIYLLYHQRAASWVHQLIEHLCR
- a CDS encoding CotH kinase family protein; translation: MFNSNRFKMGSAGLLLTPLALLMSGCGGSSGGGDDPEPPVPDSFTVSGTATGLPDFGLLTVSLNGGLSEPVLVGNANDLSGTFRFPDRFQVGDNYEISLSELPSRTTCIVENGSGVIAEANIENIVVSCEAVPLAPNERTLTGTISGLDDNTNVQLSLNGEEFLDVNHNGRFMFQSAMVDFQNYEIDVERDPARQECEIENGEGVIDGDNIVDIAVRCEQDDSASVFATDRLHRFRITMTAQEWLAFVLDTERARYTNRDAHGWSLWNLWTHSEVYREVSLEYLDDNGDVIEQLDHVAFKMRGNTSRQWPEEWYQQDDDSWTAKPRRFHFSLKFDEEFDDDESVYACIDDDGQPAAVNNGHCNNRVGRDVPEVTANDGREFNGVEKLYFKFNKDDPGYQREMLAHDVLNSAGVPTGRMAHASVELVITGEQGETLYDRPLPQVYNMGVFMMDEPIDKPYLKRYFGENGYLFKVGGGDLSTADAANPNCVPYEDGSGYINSNFCLIGVEKSDPDDREDWLGTANYLNPDYVNSDINDQGGMASQFAPYRPTYDMKSKKKSIADARVDLQNFMTFVQGRPSVSRLAEEFDIDGFVRAQAADIVIGAVDHYVRVANNYYLYLNPLTEKWTYLTYDYDFNFRDNHPVAWGSNVEAFQNVAGSYALPGTGERDWHSERMSGVTPVLWDIVFAEAVYQRRLLQEIKRILDAQMDWDSQLAPKLKQRREMIEAVVLATDAAHPQGCEQIYDRRAIDADAGTELCDAGDVSMKVFMQQKVAALREELAKHGIE
- a CDS encoding 2Fe-2S iron-sulfur cluster-binding protein yields the protein MATVYFSSPTMRKNKKVTAVAGKRNALLGLAEENGIKIPCECRDGECGSCLVKVTHLDGDRVKAVMLTDKERSVLKSVGKLPPHEAERASVHDVPPTYRLACQTIVTDEDLLVEFTGEPGGA
- a CDS encoding carbohydrate-binding module family 20 domain-containing protein; the protein is MNLLSGYSFGVGALVSKSLLAFITSLLFLSPIVSATTYEQGYGYTQQHGLQEFSVKVEHTESGNVRYLLQGVTKDGYLFESRFGGGRGSYGTIGNGSVVYDGNQTNVWNDNIYVDYNDQRVDTTYPAVLLDLHWSLEKTLDFYKLMGRDGVIEADPNFVIRGNISSTCNQYGEASTRSNNICFGKPSNSNGDQPHRVTLDIVAHEVTHIVDSSIYLAAGREVGFYEGFTDLFGTAVKRHYLEDASYRVGENNFAGGVPYTCGTESSRLRDLSAPVVTTYRGQSWLDNQNCVYAVGSLIGHWYYLLSEGGSGTNELGNTYQVDGFGDNLTGAHIAYQSWVNFDSNTFMDMPTYAAFSVQQAELLYGEKGVNTTCAAWYAVGVDVEACDNDVDPMPEPVAVEFSCANGHTQMGQNVYAVGNVAELGNWDPSKAFKLEPTDYPTWRASLAGFAPNQAIEWKCIKRDLGAVEWQGGSNNTLTTPASGSVATQGSF